The proteins below come from a single Vanacampus margaritifer isolate UIUO_Vmar chromosome 10, RoL_Vmar_1.0, whole genome shotgun sequence genomic window:
- the LOC144059608 gene encoding NACHT, LRR and PYD domains-containing protein 1a-like isoform X5, whose protein sequence is MASSLHSVYQILSELSFDTFQKLCRQLVSQGSLKEGTYSTREELLTDLTSSLGEDEARKAIVASLRVIGDPIEGVQGSAEGFSGLSGITGAISAFYGKYAKGFSIFSPVDRGSGLVGKRISAGLPSVSDFPFKITGSSAMGERGELGAAGLPSVSDFPFKITGSSAMGERGELGAAGHSSGQAAVEEVVDKEFTESPVLKRPQYVSRKLLFRLMNSLEEDHIMSSVDRSTIMSSNSDIRSMAFHLNYLVNLKGQAARRRMTSHLRLLEPQLYGCRLVDEYKDMLIDMVEDVDIIIHDLNARGVSVSDEIKAIHNPKEKMSKVIDNLKSVEQKQIFYTILREWMPYEIHTILVKMETESSLMEGDKYFEIVTVKWCTENATVAKDEWIKKEPEVSHDGDVTWYSFSSVPGKFECSVSGFRWICKDSLLSFKYRFGRWWDHDHTMESLQCMPAGPLLDITVTDGQFDEVYLPHWICTTANPTILEKFAVLHSDTDGVAVEKVFEVTPSHVKLPQPVFSVRGVLLRFWRKLGFPVPLKCKVLIYRTKKTFLTLHVYLIPNDSALEEELRKKAKEKGYESIDKPLPEGTLQMDDEFKVKSDDDGAEIGPDALTLTYESRDPNYFEVFIEQPRNTFTLKLENSAGTVWSCRIRQLDYSSGGDAVPELSTFDDELLRVRSDFIDRVSPEVINQLLDDLLGVCLNDGERKAITKGTKIPAHRARKLIDTVRKKGPEASGRIIFHLEQRDKTLHGLLGLPSASQLQVAK, encoded by the exons ATGGCTTCAAGTTTACATTCAGTATATCAAATACTGTCAGAATTGTCATTCGATACCTTCCAGAAGCTGTGTAGGCAACTAGTGAGCCAAGGGTCGTTGAAGGAGGGGACCTACAGCACGAGAGAGGAGCTGCTCACTGACTTGACTTCCTCGCTGGGCGAGGATGAAGCTCGCAAAGCTATCGTTGCTTCGCTCAGGGTGATTGGTGACCCCATAGAAGGGGTTCAAGGTTCAG CAGAAGGCTTCAGCGGCCTCAGCGGCATCACTGGCGCCATTTCCGCCTTTTACGGGAAATACG CAAAAGGCTTCAGCATCTTCAGCCCCGTCGATCGCGGCAGTGGACTGGTGGGGAAGAGGATTTCTG cTGGCCTTCCCAGTGTATCTGATTTTCCATTCAAAATAACTGGAAGCTCTGCAATGGGTGAGCGGGGTGAGCTTGGAGCTG cTGGCCTTCCCAGTGTATCTGATTTTCCATTCAAAATAACTGGAAGCTCTGCAATGGGTGAGCGGGGTGAGCTTGGAGCTG CTGGCCATTCCAGTGGACAAGCTGCGGTCGAAGAGGTTGTCGACAAAGAGTTTACAGAGTCTCCAGTGCTTAAAAGGCCTCAGTACGTGTCCCGGAAACTTTTGTTTAGGCTGATGAACAGTCTTGAAGAGGATCATATCATGAGTTCTGTGGATAGAAGTACGATAATGTCTTCAAACTCTGATATCAGAAGTATGGCATTCCATCTGAATTATTTAGTCAACCTCAAAGGTCAAGCAGCACGCAGGAGGATGACATCTCACTTGAGGCTTTTAGAACCTCAACTGTACG GGTGCCGCCTCGTTgatgaatataaagacatgctGATCGACATGGTTGAAGATGTTGACATTATAATACACGATCTCAACGCGAGGGGGGTTTCTGTAAGTGATGAAATCAAAGCCATCCACAACCCCAAGGAAAAGATGTCCAAAGTCATCGATAATCTGAAATCTGTGGAACAAAAACAGATCTTCTACACCATCCTACGGGAGTGGATGCCGTATGAAATACACACCATTTTAGTGAAAAT GGAAACTGAGTCATCATTGATGGAGGGCGACAAATACTTTGAAATAGTGACA GTGAAGTGGTGCACTGAAAATGCAACAGTTGCCAAGGATGAATGGATTAAAAAAGAGCCGGAAGTGAGCCATGACGGTGATGTTACCTGGTACAG CTTCTCTTCTGTACCAGGTAAATTTGAGTGCAGTGTCTCAGGCTTTCGTTGGATTTGTAAGGACTCACTTTTGAGCTTCAAGTACCGCTTTGGCAGATGGTGGGACCACGATCACACAATGGAGTCCCTGCAGTGCATGCCCGCAGGCCCCCTACTGGACATCACAGTTACTGATGGGCAGTTTGATGAGGTCTATCTGCCACACTGGATCTGCACAA CTGCTAATCCTACAATTTTGGAGAAATTTGCAGTTCTGCATTCAGACACTGATGGAGTTGCTGTGGAAAAAGTGTTCGAGGTCACACCATCCCATGTCAAACTACCACAGCCGGTTTTCTCTGTACGAGGAGTACTTCTCCGCTTTTGGCGCAAGCTTGGCTTTCCTGTGCCTCTGAAGTGCAAAGTGTTGATATATAGGACCAAGAAAACATTCCTGACGCTGCATGTTTACCTGATCCCGAACGACTCTGCTCTTGAAGAG GAACTACGCAAGAAAGCAAAAGAGAAGGGCTATGAAAGTATTGACAAGCCCCTCCCCGAAGGGACCTTGCAAATGGATGACGAATTCAAAGTCAAAAGTGATGATGACGGTGCAGAAATAGGCCCAGAT GCGTTAACGCTCACATATGAAAGTAGGGACCCTAATTACTTTGAGGTGTTCATTGAACAACCAAGGAATACATTCACTCTCAAACTTGAAAATTCAGCTGGAACAGTGTGGAGCTGCAGGATTCGACAAC TCGACTACTCAAGTGGTGGAGATGCTGTGCCTGAACTGAGCACATTTG aTGATGAGCTTCTCAGAGTGAGGTCTGACTTTATTGACCGGGTCAGTCCGGAAGTTATTAATCAGTTATTGGACGACCTTTTGGGTGTTTGCCTGAATGATGGTGAGAGAAAGGCCATAACAAAGGGGACGAAGATCCCCGCGCACAGAGCACGCAAATTGATAGATACGGTAAGGAAGAAAGGACCTGAAGCTTCTGGGAGGATAATCTTTCACCTGGAGCAGAGGGACAAGACACTTCATGGCCTGTTGGGGCTGCCCTCCGCCTCACAGCTCCAAGTGGCTAAG TGA
- the LOC144059608 gene encoding NACHT, LRR and PYD domains-containing protein 1a-like isoform X1 has product MASSLHSVYQILSELSFDTFQKLCRQLVSQGSLKEGTYSTREELLTDLTSSLGEDEARKAIVASLRVIGDPIEGVQGSAEGFSGLSGITGAISAFYGKYAKGFSIFSPVDRGSGLVGKRISAGLPSVSDFPFKITGSSAMGERGELGAAGLPSVSDFPFKITGSSAMGERGELGAAGHSSGQAAVEEVVDKEFTESPVLKRPQYVSRKLLFRLMNSLEEDHIMSSVDRSTIMSSNSDIRSMAFHLNYLVNLKGQAARRRMTSHLRLLEPQLYGCRLVDEYKDMLIDMVEDVDIIIHDLNARGVSVSDEIKAIHNPKEKMSKVIDNLKSVEQKQIFYTILREWMPYEIHTILVKMETESSLMEGDKYFEIVTVKWCTENATVAKDEWIKKEPEVSHDGDVTWYSFSSVPGKFECSVSGFRWICKDSLLSFKYRFGRWWDHDHTMESLQCMPAGPLLDITVTDGQFDEVYLPHWICTTANPTILEKFAVLHSDTDGVAVEKVFEVTPSHVKLPQPVFSVRGVLLRFWRKLGFPVPLKCKVLIYRTKKTFLTLHVYLIPNDSALEEELRKKAKEKGYESIDKPLPEGTLQMDDEFKVKSDDDGAEIGPDALTLTYESRDPNYFEVFIEQPRNTFTLKLENSAGTVWSCRIRQLDYSSGGDAVPELSTFDDELLRVRSDFIDRVSPEVINQLLDDLLGVCLNDGERKAITKGTKIPAHRARKLIDTVRKKGPEASGRIIFHLEQRDKTLHGLLGLPSASQLQVAKVRQSYTKKFPH; this is encoded by the exons ATGGCTTCAAGTTTACATTCAGTATATCAAATACTGTCAGAATTGTCATTCGATACCTTCCAGAAGCTGTGTAGGCAACTAGTGAGCCAAGGGTCGTTGAAGGAGGGGACCTACAGCACGAGAGAGGAGCTGCTCACTGACTTGACTTCCTCGCTGGGCGAGGATGAAGCTCGCAAAGCTATCGTTGCTTCGCTCAGGGTGATTGGTGACCCCATAGAAGGGGTTCAAGGTTCAG CAGAAGGCTTCAGCGGCCTCAGCGGCATCACTGGCGCCATTTCCGCCTTTTACGGGAAATACG CAAAAGGCTTCAGCATCTTCAGCCCCGTCGATCGCGGCAGTGGACTGGTGGGGAAGAGGATTTCTG cTGGCCTTCCCAGTGTATCTGATTTTCCATTCAAAATAACTGGAAGCTCTGCAATGGGTGAGCGGGGTGAGCTTGGAGCTG cTGGCCTTCCCAGTGTATCTGATTTTCCATTCAAAATAACTGGAAGCTCTGCAATGGGTGAGCGGGGTGAGCTTGGAGCTG CTGGCCATTCCAGTGGACAAGCTGCGGTCGAAGAGGTTGTCGACAAAGAGTTTACAGAGTCTCCAGTGCTTAAAAGGCCTCAGTACGTGTCCCGGAAACTTTTGTTTAGGCTGATGAACAGTCTTGAAGAGGATCATATCATGAGTTCTGTGGATAGAAGTACGATAATGTCTTCAAACTCTGATATCAGAAGTATGGCATTCCATCTGAATTATTTAGTCAACCTCAAAGGTCAAGCAGCACGCAGGAGGATGACATCTCACTTGAGGCTTTTAGAACCTCAACTGTACG GGTGCCGCCTCGTTgatgaatataaagacatgctGATCGACATGGTTGAAGATGTTGACATTATAATACACGATCTCAACGCGAGGGGGGTTTCTGTAAGTGATGAAATCAAAGCCATCCACAACCCCAAGGAAAAGATGTCCAAAGTCATCGATAATCTGAAATCTGTGGAACAAAAACAGATCTTCTACACCATCCTACGGGAGTGGATGCCGTATGAAATACACACCATTTTAGTGAAAAT GGAAACTGAGTCATCATTGATGGAGGGCGACAAATACTTTGAAATAGTGACA GTGAAGTGGTGCACTGAAAATGCAACAGTTGCCAAGGATGAATGGATTAAAAAAGAGCCGGAAGTGAGCCATGACGGTGATGTTACCTGGTACAG CTTCTCTTCTGTACCAGGTAAATTTGAGTGCAGTGTCTCAGGCTTTCGTTGGATTTGTAAGGACTCACTTTTGAGCTTCAAGTACCGCTTTGGCAGATGGTGGGACCACGATCACACAATGGAGTCCCTGCAGTGCATGCCCGCAGGCCCCCTACTGGACATCACAGTTACTGATGGGCAGTTTGATGAGGTCTATCTGCCACACTGGATCTGCACAA CTGCTAATCCTACAATTTTGGAGAAATTTGCAGTTCTGCATTCAGACACTGATGGAGTTGCTGTGGAAAAAGTGTTCGAGGTCACACCATCCCATGTCAAACTACCACAGCCGGTTTTCTCTGTACGAGGAGTACTTCTCCGCTTTTGGCGCAAGCTTGGCTTTCCTGTGCCTCTGAAGTGCAAAGTGTTGATATATAGGACCAAGAAAACATTCCTGACGCTGCATGTTTACCTGATCCCGAACGACTCTGCTCTTGAAGAG GAACTACGCAAGAAAGCAAAAGAGAAGGGCTATGAAAGTATTGACAAGCCCCTCCCCGAAGGGACCTTGCAAATGGATGACGAATTCAAAGTCAAAAGTGATGATGACGGTGCAGAAATAGGCCCAGAT GCGTTAACGCTCACATATGAAAGTAGGGACCCTAATTACTTTGAGGTGTTCATTGAACAACCAAGGAATACATTCACTCTCAAACTTGAAAATTCAGCTGGAACAGTGTGGAGCTGCAGGATTCGACAAC TCGACTACTCAAGTGGTGGAGATGCTGTGCCTGAACTGAGCACATTTG aTGATGAGCTTCTCAGAGTGAGGTCTGACTTTATTGACCGGGTCAGTCCGGAAGTTATTAATCAGTTATTGGACGACCTTTTGGGTGTTTGCCTGAATGATGGTGAGAGAAAGGCCATAACAAAGGGGACGAAGATCCCCGCGCACAGAGCACGCAAATTGATAGATACGGTAAGGAAGAAAGGACCTGAAGCTTCTGGGAGGATAATCTTTCACCTGGAGCAGAGGGACAAGACACTTCATGGCCTGTTGGGGCTGCCCTCCGCCTCACAGCTCCAAGTGGCTAAGGTGCGTCAATCTTATACAAAGAAATTTCCACATTAA
- the LOC144059608 gene encoding NACHT, LRR and PYD domains-containing protein 1b allele 5-like isoform X7, with protein sequence MASSLHSVYQILSELSFDTFQKLCRQLVSQGSLKEGTYSTREELLTDLTSSLGEDEARKAIVASLRVIGDPIEGVQGSAEGFSGLSGITGAISAFYGKYAKGFSIFSPVDRGSGLVGKRISAGLPSVSDFPFKITGSSAMGERGELGAAGHSSGQAAVEEVVDKEFTESPVLKRPQYVSRKLLFRLMNSLEEDHIMSSVDRSTIMSSNSDIRSMAFHLNYLVNLKGQAARRRMTSHLRLLEPQLYGCRLVDEYKDMLIDMVEDVDIIIHDLNARGVSVSDEIKAIHNPKEKMSKVIDNLKSVEQKQIFYTILREWMPYEIHTILVKMETESSLMEGDKYFEIVTVKWCTENATVAKDEWIKKEPEVSHDGDVTWYSFSSVPGKFECSVSGFRWICKDSLLSFKYRFGRWWDHDHTMESLQCMPAGPLLDITVTDGQFDEVYLPHWICTTANPTILEKFAVLHSDTDGVAVEKVFEVTPSHVKLPQPVFSVRGVLLRFWRKLGFPVPLKCKVLIYRTKKTFLTLHVYLIPNDSALEEELRKKAKEKGYESIDKPLPEGTLQMDDEFKVKSDDDGAEIGPDALTLTYESRDPNYFEVFIEQPRNTFTLKLENSAGTVWSCRIRQLDYSSGGDAVPELSTFDDELLRVRSDFIDRVSPEVINQLLDDLLGVCLNDGERKAITKGTKIPAHRARKLIDTVRKKGPEASGRIIFHLEQRDKTLHGLLGLPSASQLQVAKVRQSYTKKFPH encoded by the exons ATGGCTTCAAGTTTACATTCAGTATATCAAATACTGTCAGAATTGTCATTCGATACCTTCCAGAAGCTGTGTAGGCAACTAGTGAGCCAAGGGTCGTTGAAGGAGGGGACCTACAGCACGAGAGAGGAGCTGCTCACTGACTTGACTTCCTCGCTGGGCGAGGATGAAGCTCGCAAAGCTATCGTTGCTTCGCTCAGGGTGATTGGTGACCCCATAGAAGGGGTTCAAGGTTCAG CAGAAGGCTTCAGCGGCCTCAGCGGCATCACTGGCGCCATTTCCGCCTTTTACGGGAAATACG CAAAAGGCTTCAGCATCTTCAGCCCCGTCGATCGCGGCAGTGGACTGGTGGGGAAGAGGATTTCTG cTGGCCTTCCCAGTGTATCTGATTTTCCATTCAAAATAACTGGAAGCTCTGCAATGGGTGAGCGGGGTGAGCTTGGAGCTG CTGGCCATTCCAGTGGACAAGCTGCGGTCGAAGAGGTTGTCGACAAAGAGTTTACAGAGTCTCCAGTGCTTAAAAGGCCTCAGTACGTGTCCCGGAAACTTTTGTTTAGGCTGATGAACAGTCTTGAAGAGGATCATATCATGAGTTCTGTGGATAGAAGTACGATAATGTCTTCAAACTCTGATATCAGAAGTATGGCATTCCATCTGAATTATTTAGTCAACCTCAAAGGTCAAGCAGCACGCAGGAGGATGACATCTCACTTGAGGCTTTTAGAACCTCAACTGTACG GGTGCCGCCTCGTTgatgaatataaagacatgctGATCGACATGGTTGAAGATGTTGACATTATAATACACGATCTCAACGCGAGGGGGGTTTCTGTAAGTGATGAAATCAAAGCCATCCACAACCCCAAGGAAAAGATGTCCAAAGTCATCGATAATCTGAAATCTGTGGAACAAAAACAGATCTTCTACACCATCCTACGGGAGTGGATGCCGTATGAAATACACACCATTTTAGTGAAAAT GGAAACTGAGTCATCATTGATGGAGGGCGACAAATACTTTGAAATAGTGACA GTGAAGTGGTGCACTGAAAATGCAACAGTTGCCAAGGATGAATGGATTAAAAAAGAGCCGGAAGTGAGCCATGACGGTGATGTTACCTGGTACAG CTTCTCTTCTGTACCAGGTAAATTTGAGTGCAGTGTCTCAGGCTTTCGTTGGATTTGTAAGGACTCACTTTTGAGCTTCAAGTACCGCTTTGGCAGATGGTGGGACCACGATCACACAATGGAGTCCCTGCAGTGCATGCCCGCAGGCCCCCTACTGGACATCACAGTTACTGATGGGCAGTTTGATGAGGTCTATCTGCCACACTGGATCTGCACAA CTGCTAATCCTACAATTTTGGAGAAATTTGCAGTTCTGCATTCAGACACTGATGGAGTTGCTGTGGAAAAAGTGTTCGAGGTCACACCATCCCATGTCAAACTACCACAGCCGGTTTTCTCTGTACGAGGAGTACTTCTCCGCTTTTGGCGCAAGCTTGGCTTTCCTGTGCCTCTGAAGTGCAAAGTGTTGATATATAGGACCAAGAAAACATTCCTGACGCTGCATGTTTACCTGATCCCGAACGACTCTGCTCTTGAAGAG GAACTACGCAAGAAAGCAAAAGAGAAGGGCTATGAAAGTATTGACAAGCCCCTCCCCGAAGGGACCTTGCAAATGGATGACGAATTCAAAGTCAAAAGTGATGATGACGGTGCAGAAATAGGCCCAGAT GCGTTAACGCTCACATATGAAAGTAGGGACCCTAATTACTTTGAGGTGTTCATTGAACAACCAAGGAATACATTCACTCTCAAACTTGAAAATTCAGCTGGAACAGTGTGGAGCTGCAGGATTCGACAAC TCGACTACTCAAGTGGTGGAGATGCTGTGCCTGAACTGAGCACATTTG aTGATGAGCTTCTCAGAGTGAGGTCTGACTTTATTGACCGGGTCAGTCCGGAAGTTATTAATCAGTTATTGGACGACCTTTTGGGTGTTTGCCTGAATGATGGTGAGAGAAAGGCCATAACAAAGGGGACGAAGATCCCCGCGCACAGAGCACGCAAATTGATAGATACGGTAAGGAAGAAAGGACCTGAAGCTTCTGGGAGGATAATCTTTCACCTGGAGCAGAGGGACAAGACACTTCATGGCCTGTTGGGGCTGCCCTCCGCCTCACAGCTCCAAGTGGCTAAGGTGCGTCAATCTTATACAAAGAAATTTCCACATTAA
- the LOC144059608 gene encoding NACHT, LRR and PYD domains-containing protein 1a-like isoform X4, whose product MASSLHSVYQILSELSFDTFQKLCRQLVSQGSLKEGTYSTREELLTDLTSSLGEDEARKAIVASLRVIGDPIEGVQGSAEGFSGLSGITGAISAFYGKYAKGFSIFSPVDRGSGLVGKRISAGLPSVSDFPFKITGSSAMGERGELGAAGLPSVSDFPFKITGSSAMGERGELGAAGHSSGQAAVEEVVDKEFTESPVLKRPQYVSRKLLFRLMNSLEEDHIMSSVDRSTIMSSNSDIRSMAFHLNYLVNLKGQAARRRMTSHLRLLEPQLYGCRLVDEYKDMLIDMVEDVDIIIHDLNARGVSVSDEIKAIHNPKEKMSKVIDNLKSVEQKQIFYTILREWMPYEIHTILVKMETESSLMEGDKYFEIVTVKWCTENATVAKDEWIKKEPEVSHDGDVTWYSFSSVPGKFECSVSGFRWICKDSLLSFKYRFGRWWDHDHTMESLQCMPAGPLLDITVTDGQFDEVYLPHWICTTANPTILEKFAVLHSDTDGVAVEKVFEVTPSHVKLPQPVFSVRGVLLRFWRKLGFPVPLKCKVLIYRTKKTFLTLHVYLIPNDSALEEELRKKAKEKGYESIDKPLPEGTLQMDDEFKVKSDDDGAEIGPDALTLTYESRDPNYFEVFIEQPRNTFTLKLENSAGTVWSCRIRQLDYSSGGDAVPELSTFDDELLRVRSDFIDRVSPEVINQLLDDLLGVCLNDGERKAITKGTKIPAHRARKLIDTVRKKGPEASGRIIFHLEQRDKTLHGLLGLPSASQLQVAK is encoded by the exons ATGGCTTCAAGTTTACATTCAGTATATCAAATACTGTCAGAATTGTCATTCGATACCTTCCAGAAGCTGTGTAGGCAACTAGTGAGCCAAGGGTCGTTGAAGGAGGGGACCTACAGCACGAGAGAGGAGCTGCTCACTGACTTGACTTCCTCGCTGGGCGAGGATGAAGCTCGCAAAGCTATCGTTGCTTCGCTCAGGGTGATTGGTGACCCCATAGAAGGGGTTCAAGGTTCAG CAGAAGGCTTCAGCGGCCTCAGCGGCATCACTGGCGCCATTTCCGCCTTTTACGGGAAATACG CAAAAGGCTTCAGCATCTTCAGCCCCGTCGATCGCGGCAGTGGACTGGTGGGGAAGAGGATTTCTG cTGGCCTTCCCAGTGTATCTGATTTTCCATTCAAAATAACTGGAAGCTCTGCAATGGGTGAGCGGGGTGAGCTTGGAGCTG cTGGCCTTCCCAGTGTATCTGATTTTCCATTCAAAATAACTGGAAGCTCTGCAATGGGTGAGCGGGGTGAGCTTGGAGCTG CTGGCCATTCCAGTGGACAAGCTGCGGTCGAAGAGGTTGTCGACAAAGAGTTTACAGAGTCTCCAGTGCTTAAAAGGCCTCAGTACGTGTCCCGGAAACTTTTGTTTAGGCTGATGAACAGTCTTGAAGAGGATCATATCATGAGTTCTGTGGATAGAAGTACGATAATGTCTTCAAACTCTGATATCAGAAGTATGGCATTCCATCTGAATTATTTAGTCAACCTCAAAGGTCAAGCAGCACGCAGGAGGATGACATCTCACTTGAGGCTTTTAGAACCTCAACTGTACG GGTGCCGCCTCGTTgatgaatataaagacatgctGATCGACATGGTTGAAGATGTTGACATTATAATACACGATCTCAACGCGAGGGGGGTTTCTGTAAGTGATGAAATCAAAGCCATCCACAACCCCAAGGAAAAGATGTCCAAAGTCATCGATAATCTGAAATCTGTGGAACAAAAACAGATCTTCTACACCATCCTACGGGAGTGGATGCCGTATGAAATACACACCATTTTAGTGAAAAT GGAAACTGAGTCATCATTGATGGAGGGCGACAAATACTTTGAAATAGTGACA GTGAAGTGGTGCACTGAAAATGCAACAGTTGCCAAGGATGAATGGATTAAAAAAGAGCCGGAAGTGAGCCATGACGGTGATGTTACCTGGTACAG CTTCTCTTCTGTACCAGGTAAATTTGAGTGCAGTGTCTCAGGCTTTCGTTGGATTTGTAAGGACTCACTTTTGAGCTTCAAGTACCGCTTTGGCAGATGGTGGGACCACGATCACACAATGGAGTCCCTGCAGTGCATGCCCGCAGGCCCCCTACTGGACATCACAGTTACTGATGGGCAGTTTGATGAGGTCTATCTGCCACACTGGATCTGCACAA CTGCTAATCCTACAATTTTGGAGAAATTTGCAGTTCTGCATTCAGACACTGATGGAGTTGCTGTGGAAAAAGTGTTCGAGGTCACACCATCCCATGTCAAACTACCACAGCCGGTTTTCTCTGTACGAGGAGTACTTCTCCGCTTTTGGCGCAAGCTTGGCTTTCCTGTGCCTCTGAAGTGCAAAGTGTTGATATATAGGACCAAGAAAACATTCCTGACGCTGCATGTTTACCTGATCCCGAACGACTCTGCTCTTGAAGAG GAACTACGCAAGAAAGCAAAAGAGAAGGGCTATGAAAGTATTGACAAGCCCCTCCCCGAAGGGACCTTGCAAATGGATGACGAATTCAAAGTCAAAAGTGATGATGACGGTGCAGAAATAGGCCCAGAT GCGTTAACGCTCACATATGAAAGTAGGGACCCTAATTACTTTGAGGTGTTCATTGAACAACCAAGGAATACATTCACTCTCAAACTTGAAAATTCAGCTGGAACAGTGTGGAGCTGCAGGATTCGACAAC TCGACTACTCAAGTGGTGGAGATGCTGTGCCTGAACTGAGCACATTTG aTGATGAGCTTCTCAGAGTGAGGTCTGACTTTATTGACCGGGTCAGTCCGGAAGTTATTAATCAGTTATTGGACGACCTTTTGGGTGTTTGCCTGAATGATGGTGAGAGAAAGGCCATAACAAAGGGGACGAAGATCCCCGCGCACAGAGCACGCAAATTGATAGATACGGTAAGGAAGAAAGGACCTGAAGCTTCTGGGAGGATAATCTTTCACCTGGAGCAGAGGGACAAGACACTTCATGGCCTGTTGGGGCTGCCCTCCGCCTCACAGCTCCAAGTGGCTAAG tag